The Nicotiana sylvestris chromosome 6, ASM39365v2, whole genome shotgun sequence genomic sequence TAGCGGTCTTGACGCGAGAGTTGGTTGGAGCAAGCTTTAATTCTAGTCTCTTTGCGGCAGCCTCAGTCACgaaattatgagttgctccagTATCCACCATTGCACGAGTGTGCTTGTTATTGATGGTGAGATCCACGTACTGATTGCCATTCTCGGTAGGTTGGATAGCTTGCTTCATGACAACACCACATAATCCGATCATACCCAACTGTGCGGTTCCTGGACTCTCTCCTTGTGGTTGCTCTTTTCGCTCACATACCATGACACTAAGGCTCTTGAGGTCAGGACAATTCCTGAAGTCATGTGGCCCTCCGCATATATAGCATCCCTTCTTCTCGACCTGCGCCTTCTTCTCGGTGTGGCCCTGATGACCACTCGAATTTTtgaaatcttgagtcttggagtattgtCGTTGTATCTCCTTAACTTTGCCACGGTCTCCCCCACTTTTGGAATTAACCTTTGACTCATTGACATTGCCTTTTTCGTGCTTGTCATGCCTGAAATCCATCAATGATTCGGCCTCCACTATGGCTTGGTTTATATCAATGATTTGTCGGCGTTGCAACTCCTGCTTAGCCTAATTTTGCATCTAATCCATGAAGTGGAACAATAAGTCATCATTGGTCAGgttggggatttgaagcataagggtagtgaactcCTTGATATAGTTACGTATGCTCCTCGTTTGTTTCAATTCCCTAAGCTTGCGCCTTGCCTCGtacaagacattgtttggaaagAATTGTCGCTTGAACTCCGTTTTGAAATGATCCCATGTGCTAATAGTACATAGACCTTTATCCACGTCGGCCATCTTTCTTCTCCACCATAGCATGGCAGTCTCTGAGAGGTACAATACCGTagtgttgatcttggcctcgtcATCTCTCACTTTGCCGTGCCTGAAGTAGTTTTCCAAGTGCCaaaggaagttttccacttcttgtgcatcACGAACACCTTTGAACATCGGGGGTTTGGGAGCCTCGATCTTGGCCTCCCTCATCACCACAACATTGCTGGCTACCTCGGTCACGCCAGCATTGACATGCTCctcgagtgactctatctttgccttcatagcatcgatagtactcaaagcctccatgaatctgcactctaaggcagtgatggtttgccttagttccatctcagtctgtgtacgtccctccaagtcattttggatattctcaatctcttcaagagtgtgcCCTTCAAGAACGTTAAGGGTGCCTTCCACCTTCCCCAAGCGTTGGCCAAAGATCTCCACGGCGTTAATCCCCGCgttcatcttcatcacccactctttaccgagcgagacgtcctctggaaagacctccacttcatcctcgcTCGCCTCAGCGACAGATGGTTCATGGGATGTAAGCCCTTTGTTTGACACAACCTCAGGTGGCACCTTCTAGCTCTTGTTGGTGGCATTCCTCTTTTTGTTACGACCGCTCTTACCAGCAACATCCGGGATGATGTTGGCTTGGGTGTTGGCAGCGTTAATTTCTCTGTCGTTCGCCATTCCCTTAGTTGAAACcttcgctctgataccacgttgtcacgtccttagttgttaactaagtacacgtgtgacacttgacaactcgctcacaatcttgcacaacttgctcacgttcttgctatgtcaagtcagccttactacactcaagatcgctaagagaatggaaggaagaacacaagagaattgttaaaggaagctttgtataagagagaacttgaattgtttgcttgatgaattataaatgaatgaccccctttatataatagtctcctaggggctagtgtgtaaatattaattattacacaagtccttgatatttacaagataagggctttttcgagaattctctacaagcccagaagattccaaggactttcctagcaaatccataaggatctaggttcttcctaaggaaatgtccatacctctctagaatcttctcacaaatgctagccttcttcttatgtaagcttctttatggcattaatatatgccaaatgacgcctatgtggcatgatgacatggcgggtcatcacatataagttcaaaaagaGAAGGGTAAGATTTTGGAAGAAGTTTGATAATCATAGAGAACTAAGAATGGGAAAGAGAAATGGCATAGTTGCATGCTAAATATAACACGTAGAGTTTGTTAAATATTTAACATGCCAAACATACTTATAACCTTTTGGTAAAATaaaggtaaaaattgcacggggcggcCTATTTGGTCgctcccatttaacctatacccattttttaaaaacttttaacttgtacccatttttttaacaatttcagctccctttctcctccttcttcattttcttttttcttcttctacaacgATGACTTCAACATTGCTCTATTTGATTAATGAAGCTAAAGCAAATATACTGAGGACTTCCATTTGGATTATTATAACATTAAAAACTAGTTTCCTCATTGTCTGGAAACACAACTCCGTCATCCATTGCTGGAAATTTACTTGATACCGTGAATGTTTCTGCTCCAGCCTCTAACGGTAAGTTTCAAATTCATTATTTCCCATGCACATGGagtttgttcttctttttcttttctcttttctttaggATGTCATATATTCAGAAAAAATAATATCTTCTACaaaaaacttaaaaaataaataattttactgGCTTGTTCAGACGCCCCAGATTCGACGTTGTCTGCCTTGGCATCATGGTTTTGCGGATTGATCAATCGAAAAACATCAATTACCACATTCCTTTTAACACTCTGAATTGGATCCGATTACATAAAATTTGGGTGACTTATCAAAAACTAGAACATCTTGATAGTGGGATTCCCCAGTTATAAAGacaaaaacttcagttctagagctgaaatttttcagttacaacacaaacttcagctctagagctgaacttcaggcccgtctactagaatgctgaagttttgcgtgattgcctttgttaCTTTAGCCCCGTGtgttgaagttatgcgaaaaagcaggtacacttgtaattttttttgcaaaacgggcacaagttaaaatgtgatacaaaaaacgggtatagatgcaaatgtccCAAAATAAAGGACTAAGAGCTCATTTGTTTGCAATTAATGAGGGTCTGAATCTGAATGAATCAGATCTTAGCCCATTAAgtatatttgttttttatttttaataagtcTGGATAGGTCTGGTTCGGTCAGACCTTTAATTGAGTCTTCATTCCGTGCAGAGGTTAAAAACACGCCTCTTTTTTCGGCGCTCCTTTTTTCTCTCTTGACATCAGGCTATTTCTTCTAAACCCAAAACAAATTTCATCCTTCACACGTCTCTCTCTTCAAGGATCAAGCAGCCGCCGAATCTTTTTCTGGATAAGATTTTGAAAATTATACTTGGAATTCTCCATCTTCTTTCCACTTTTCTAATGGTAAATTTCAGTTtcgagtttagggtttaaaaacccccCTTTTAAAATACGATTGAGAAGGGGCTAAACTAGAAGGTTTTGCTTGCCTCTTATTTCACTTTTGGATATTCTATTTTGATTGAATCTCTGAATTTTCTGTAATTTTTCTTGATTTTGTTGACATCCTGATTCTCTAAATCGTAAATCTTAATTGGGACGTGTTCTAAATTGTTAGCaatgtttttttctcttttgcagATTCACATAGTCCCTTTTGAACGTTCTTTTGTTTTCTTCAAGAATTGCATATTAGTTACTGAAATTCAATTTCTCTAGTTGAAATATAAACCTTAATTGGTGTTTATGAAGCTCGTCCAAAATTAAGAAACTTTGCTATGGCTAGAATTCGGATAATGAAGTTCTGTGTTGTTGAAATTAGAGCCGTTATAGTTTCATATTTGGCTAGAATTCTGATTATGTATACATAAGTAAGATTTATATTTCAGTGCTTTCTGAATATTTATGTGCTATTGATCTTGAATTATTCGTCATATGTTACATGTTTTATAATTGAACCATGCTTTCTTTTGTTTATTCAAGAATAGCTTCTTTACTTCCTCAATTTTTTTCCTATTTTGTGGTTAAGATCATACCATTTACTACATCTTTGCAATCTTCAAACAGATTATTATTTGCTTAGAAATATACAACTTATCTTCATGGGTGGCTCAAGAGTGAGGCTAGTAAAGCCTTCGCTTTAGGCCCCAAAAATTTTGAGGCCCCAAAAGTGTAATAATATTTTGACTTAGACAATTCTGAACTTTGTAGAAAAAAGTATAAAATTCGCGTAAAAAAAGGttttaaaaaaacaaagaatATTTACTTTTTAACATAAGAAATATTCTAGAACTTCAAATTAAACTACTCAAATCTTTGTATtagcaaataattttttttacatcAAGATCCAAGGTAATGCATTGCAAACATATGGCTAACATCTTACTAATTTGAATTAACAATtgataatataaataataatattactaAATGAAGCTAAAAGTCATATATCTTGTATGAATACTTTAcgttcaaaatatttttttggttaCATTTCGTTACTACAATTGTTGTTATTATATATAATTTTCATTTATAGTTCAAATAGTTTAACAATTGGATCTTACATAAAATATTAATTTATATCTTATAATATTTCAATTTATCTCAAATAATAACTTTTTTTGTTCAAATTAATATTTTCACTAATTGATGTAATATTTAATCACTTTTTTTGAATTGTATATGTTTTTatcttgatatatatatatatatatatatatatatatatatatatatatatatatatatatacgtattcAGATGTTGAAAAACAAACAATCTTAATCATTCAGTGTTTTCTCTCCCAAGTTTTTCCCTTATAGTCCCTCACCTTCTTACCATATGCTTACGGCTAAATACAGGGAAGAGTTTAAATTTGACTTCAAATACTCATTCTTATCTAAGGGGGGAAAACAGCAAAGCACAGTCCAAATATGTTTTGAATAGTTTTTTGGACATTCTGATAGACTTGATACTTcttttttataaaacaattttgGTCACCATGTTTGAATTACTTGGAGAATTCCAGCTATGTTCTTTCTTGTTTTTAGTCCCTTTATTTGGTTATTGTTAATTGATCTGTCTCTCTTGTCAGTGTCCCCTGATGTTTGTTATGATAGGAGTTCTTCATTTAAAAAAATGGAATTCAGACAAGCTTGGAATTATTTTTTGATCTCTCTTCTTTCTTACTGTATTATTCAATCATATTTCTGTAATGCCTCAGATAAATGTTACTATCTCTACTAAGCTTTCTTGAACACAGACCCACAACGACGGTGTATTACTCCCTCCAGAAACCTCAAATCAAACTTCTCCATCTTACTTGTGAGCCTATAAACCCCAATTTGCTGCTTCACGAGTCCTTATATTTTTTCGCCATGGACGAAGAAGAAATAGAGAAAGCAGTGGTAGCGTATTTGAAGAAGAAGGGTTTCAAGCAAACTGAGCTTGCTTTTCAAGAAGAACAACAACttaataaaaacacaaattcccAGCTTGACCCTGACATTACCAAAAAAATCCTCTCTTTCTCTGAGTAAGTCTCTTCTTTTCCGTAATTGTTACTGTTTGACTACCTGGATCATTTTATATATGAGGTAAATAATTGGACTATGTAGGCTATAAATTATACGTTGTTTATCTCTGATAGTGGTTAGAAAATTTGTCAAATATGCAATTCAGCTGTACTTTTTCTATATAACCGTGGTGTACTTTCGGGCCAGCTTGCgcgcacctcgactaattccatAGGGTACTTGCTACCCCAGGTCTACCTAGGTTTGGACATATGGAAAGAAATCACCTTGTGTTTTTGCCTCTACCGGGATTGGAATCTGAGACCTCATGGTTCTCAACTCCACTTCATTCCAATAAACAGTTTTAAATGCTGTTTATTTGGACCTTTTTACCAACCTCATATAACTGCTTATTTTCAGCTTCAACATTTCTATCCTGACATATAATTGCTTATTCATGAAATCAACTCCAGTACTTAGTGCTTAAGAGTACTTTTATTCAATTAAGGCAAAACAGATTCTTAGTTGGTTGATATATAAGGGGTCTGCTAGTTGTTTTTACAGTAAGAAACTGCAACATTATGATCTAGAACCAATCTTCCAAGTAATGATGTATCCCTGTCATTTTGAACTTTTCTTGATACTGCTTCACAATTTTTCTGTGTATCATAATATGCTAGTGATAACATTGTACCATTTTCCTGATTCCTTTAGGAACTTTGGATTTTCAATCTAGTGATTGTGCTCGCTAAATGAAACGAACACATGGAAAGGGTTGTTTTACTATAACTTCTCGTTTAACGCTGACCGACTCTAAGTGAAAATCTTGGATGTTGTAATAAAGCAAAGCTTTTCTGGAAGTTTTCCTACACGCGTCTTTGATAGCATTGTGAATCTAATTTTCATGATTTCAGATTTGAAACTGGTCCTGAACGGTACCAAGAAGAATATAGCAAGCTTCGATCATGGGCTTATAGTTCACTTGATTTATATAAGGTTGGTCCCTTGAATTGTGCTGAAGCAGTATACATAGGAGGTATTTGATGTAGTATAATGATGGTTGTTTCCTTGATCAAATCACATGTGATGCACTAATGTAAGGCCTGTCACCAATTTAACCCCTATGTACACTCTTAAAGCTGGgtgtttagttagttttttttgctGGAACAATTTACCCTGTTGAATTTTTGTACTTTATTAGCTCCGTGGTCATAGCATAGTTTTTTGTCCTCATGTATTGGAGCTAACTTTTGCCTATCTTTTGTACTCATTTGCATCTGCTTGATGCCTATTTATGAAACACCCTTacttcataaaaaataaaaataaataaaaggccTGTCACCAGTAAAAAGCATTGGCAATAAATACATATGGAAAAGACCTatcaaaaaaattaaagtaaaataaataaaaaatgaacaCATATGTAGAGGTCCTCTGTTATTTAAGCATTTCTATTCCTCAATATAATGTATTGGGGCGATTAAGTGAGCATCTTGACCTCTTAATTCTTAAGGTGCTATGTCTTTCTGGCAGTGAGGTCTTTGGAATTGAGTTCACATATT encodes the following:
- the LOC138871714 gene encoding uncharacterized protein, which encodes MEALSTIDAMKAKIESLEEHVNAGVTEVASNVVVMREAKIEAPKPPMFKGVRDAQEVENFLWHLENYFRHGKVRDDEAKINTTVLYLSETAMLWWRRKMADVDKGLCTISTWDHFKTEFKRQFFPNNVLYEARRKLRELKQTRSIRNYIKEFTTLMLQIPNLTNDDLLFHFMD